In Amaranthus tricolor cultivar Red isolate AtriRed21 chromosome 3, ASM2621246v1, whole genome shotgun sequence, a single window of DNA contains:
- the LOC130809442 gene encoding proton pump-interactor 1-like isoform X1: MGMEVAGSEMPKMNGEVKSKLQEEEVGMNNVSEAITFGSHGVDEVETKGEEDNVSNANIAKDNAGWAEMQCHYFWFVKRRPLEDASLKEKIDYTEKEIQKYQLQISRLYEDIKAKSSEKNELYEEINVLSDENQQYRAFITEKRKEMKPLQSALGTLRGGGGEKGFSICSSEAELNQIIRSLEYQIQHESMSLKEEKQILREIKEWEATRPKVIANSAERAKIQEALGQKEAILDQVKLLGTDVDGVRKQQAAVKAKKDSLGPQLDAVKLQLGALRKDLDIVKKKKAAAVQTMKELREQRDKGNAPFYNEYRPMLTNAKDIAVKKDVKALEELCSTEVEKFMSQWNRSKAFRDDYEKRILKSLDYRQMSRDGRIRNFDEKPLVTDSPRPEPVVAAKAMPKQQKEVENTTSTAEKLPAGKVQKESKKGNKELKSASEQVVEEEEIFMVEKPKKDVRKNDERDVREMKEEEKEKQRQALERKKKLQEKAAAKAAARAQKEAEKKQKEREKKLRKKEASTSQPNIEEEQTEKSEPDEPENSESLDEAIETPAPSKAKVQPSSLRHRKPIKTRGAPPKAILKKKKSDKYLVWGSIAAATVVGFMLLLVGYKYFL; this comes from the exons ATGGGTATGGAAGTTGCAGGATCTGAGATGCCCAAGATGAATGGTGAGGTGAAATCTAAATTGCAGGAGGAAGAAGTTGGTATGAACAATGTTTCTGAGGCTATTACATTCGGGTCGCATGGTGTTGATGAAGTAGAGACTAAAGGAGAGGAAGATAATGTCTCAAATGCCAACATTGCTAAGGATAATGCAGGTTGGGCTGAGATGCAATGCCATTACTTTTGGTTTGTCAAACGTAGACCTTTGGAGGACGCGAGCTTGAAGGAGAAAATTGACTATACTGAGAAAGAAATTCAGAAGTATCAACTGCAAATTAGCAGGTTATATGAAGATATCAAGGCTAAATCG TCTGAGAAAAATGAGCTGTATGAAGAGATAAATGTTTTGTCAGATGAGAATCAACAATATCGAGCATTTATTACTGAAAAAAGAAAGGAGATGAAGCCATTGCAGAGTGCTTTAGGAACCTTGCGTGGTGGTGGTGGAGAGAAAGGATTTAGCATATGTTCGAGTGAGGCGGAACTTAATCAGATT ATCCGAAGTTTGGAGTATCAAATTCAACATGAAAGTATGTCGCTGAAGGAGGAGAAACAAATTCTCAGGGAAATCAAAGAATGGGAAGCTACTCGGCCCAAAGTTATTGCAAATAGTGCCGAGAGAGCAAAGATTCAGGAAGCATTGGGGCAAAAGGAAGCTATCCTGGATCAGGTCAAG CTTTTAGGTACTGATGTGGACGGAGTGCGGAAGCAGCAGGCAGCAGTCAAAGCAAAAAAGGACAGTTTAGGCCCACAACTGGATGCGGTAAAACTTCAGCTGGGAGCACTAAGAAAGGATCTGGATATTGTTAAGAAAAAGAAGGCGGCAGCAGTTCAAACAATGAAAGAACTCAGGGAACAGCGAGATAAAGGG AATGCGCCTTTTTATAATGAATATCGACCCATGCTCACCAATGCGAAGGATATTGCTGTGAAGAAAGACGTGAAGGCTCTTGAGGAACTTTGTTCCACTGAG GTTGAGAAGTTTATGTCCCAATGGAACCGCAGCAAGGCTTTTAGGGATGATTACGAGAAGAGAATATTGAAATCACTGGACTATCGGCAGATGAGTAGAGATGGACGGATAAGGAATTTTGATGAGAAGCCATTGGTGACAGATTCACCAAGACCTGAGCCGGTTGTAGCAGCTAAAGCTATGCCGAAGCAACAGAAAGAAGTTGAAAATACTACTTCCACAGCAGAAAAATTACCTGCAGGAAAGGTTCAAAAAGAATCTAAAAAGGGTAATAAAGAGCTAAAATCTGCTTCGGAACAAGTAGTGGAGGAAGAGGAGATCTTTATGGTAGAAAAACCGAAAAAGGATGTTCGAAAAAATGACGAACGGGATGTGAGGGAgatgaaggaagaagaaaaggaaaaacaaagaCAGGCATTGGAGAGAAAGAAAAAGCTGCAAGAGAAAGCTGCTGCCAAGGCAGCTGCTAGGGCTCAGAAAGAAGCTGAAAAGAAGCAAAAG GAGCGTGAAAAGAAACTGAGGAAGAAAGAAGCTTCAACTTCACAGCCAAACATTGAAGAAGAGCAAACCGAAAAGTCTGAACCTGATGAACCTGAAAACTCGGAAAGTCTGGATGAGGCCATTGAAACTCCTGCCCCCTCCAAAGCCAAAGTGCAGCCGAGCTCATTGAGACACAGGAAACCCATAAAAACACGAGGCGCTCCCCCAAAAGCTatactaaaaaagaaaaagtcggATAAATATTTGGTTTGGGGATCCATAGCTGCTGCTACTGTTGTTGGGTTTATGTTGCTTCTTGTTGGTTACAAGTACTTTCTCTAA
- the LOC130809442 gene encoding proton pump-interactor 1-like isoform X2, giving the protein MPKMNGEVKSKLQEEEVGMNNVSEAITFGSHGVDEVETKGEEDNVSNANIAKDNAGWAEMQCHYFWFVKRRPLEDASLKEKIDYTEKEIQKYQLQISRLYEDIKAKSSEKNELYEEINVLSDENQQYRAFITEKRKEMKPLQSALGTLRGGGGEKGFSICSSEAELNQIIRSLEYQIQHESMSLKEEKQILREIKEWEATRPKVIANSAERAKIQEALGQKEAILDQVKLLGTDVDGVRKQQAAVKAKKDSLGPQLDAVKLQLGALRKDLDIVKKKKAAAVQTMKELREQRDKGNAPFYNEYRPMLTNAKDIAVKKDVKALEELCSTEVEKFMSQWNRSKAFRDDYEKRILKSLDYRQMSRDGRIRNFDEKPLVTDSPRPEPVVAAKAMPKQQKEVENTTSTAEKLPAGKVQKESKKGNKELKSASEQVVEEEEIFMVEKPKKDVRKNDERDVREMKEEEKEKQRQALERKKKLQEKAAAKAAARAQKEAEKKQKEREKKLRKKEASTSQPNIEEEQTEKSEPDEPENSESLDEAIETPAPSKAKVQPSSLRHRKPIKTRGAPPKAILKKKKSDKYLVWGSIAAATVVGFMLLLVGYKYFL; this is encoded by the exons ATGCCCAAGATGAATGGTGAGGTGAAATCTAAATTGCAGGAGGAAGAAGTTGGTATGAACAATGTTTCTGAGGCTATTACATTCGGGTCGCATGGTGTTGATGAAGTAGAGACTAAAGGAGAGGAAGATAATGTCTCAAATGCCAACATTGCTAAGGATAATGCAGGTTGGGCTGAGATGCAATGCCATTACTTTTGGTTTGTCAAACGTAGACCTTTGGAGGACGCGAGCTTGAAGGAGAAAATTGACTATACTGAGAAAGAAATTCAGAAGTATCAACTGCAAATTAGCAGGTTATATGAAGATATCAAGGCTAAATCG TCTGAGAAAAATGAGCTGTATGAAGAGATAAATGTTTTGTCAGATGAGAATCAACAATATCGAGCATTTATTACTGAAAAAAGAAAGGAGATGAAGCCATTGCAGAGTGCTTTAGGAACCTTGCGTGGTGGTGGTGGAGAGAAAGGATTTAGCATATGTTCGAGTGAGGCGGAACTTAATCAGATT ATCCGAAGTTTGGAGTATCAAATTCAACATGAAAGTATGTCGCTGAAGGAGGAGAAACAAATTCTCAGGGAAATCAAAGAATGGGAAGCTACTCGGCCCAAAGTTATTGCAAATAGTGCCGAGAGAGCAAAGATTCAGGAAGCATTGGGGCAAAAGGAAGCTATCCTGGATCAGGTCAAG CTTTTAGGTACTGATGTGGACGGAGTGCGGAAGCAGCAGGCAGCAGTCAAAGCAAAAAAGGACAGTTTAGGCCCACAACTGGATGCGGTAAAACTTCAGCTGGGAGCACTAAGAAAGGATCTGGATATTGTTAAGAAAAAGAAGGCGGCAGCAGTTCAAACAATGAAAGAACTCAGGGAACAGCGAGATAAAGGG AATGCGCCTTTTTATAATGAATATCGACCCATGCTCACCAATGCGAAGGATATTGCTGTGAAGAAAGACGTGAAGGCTCTTGAGGAACTTTGTTCCACTGAG GTTGAGAAGTTTATGTCCCAATGGAACCGCAGCAAGGCTTTTAGGGATGATTACGAGAAGAGAATATTGAAATCACTGGACTATCGGCAGATGAGTAGAGATGGACGGATAAGGAATTTTGATGAGAAGCCATTGGTGACAGATTCACCAAGACCTGAGCCGGTTGTAGCAGCTAAAGCTATGCCGAAGCAACAGAAAGAAGTTGAAAATACTACTTCCACAGCAGAAAAATTACCTGCAGGAAAGGTTCAAAAAGAATCTAAAAAGGGTAATAAAGAGCTAAAATCTGCTTCGGAACAAGTAGTGGAGGAAGAGGAGATCTTTATGGTAGAAAAACCGAAAAAGGATGTTCGAAAAAATGACGAACGGGATGTGAGGGAgatgaaggaagaagaaaaggaaaaacaaagaCAGGCATTGGAGAGAAAGAAAAAGCTGCAAGAGAAAGCTGCTGCCAAGGCAGCTGCTAGGGCTCAGAAAGAAGCTGAAAAGAAGCAAAAG GAGCGTGAAAAGAAACTGAGGAAGAAAGAAGCTTCAACTTCACAGCCAAACATTGAAGAAGAGCAAACCGAAAAGTCTGAACCTGATGAACCTGAAAACTCGGAAAGTCTGGATGAGGCCATTGAAACTCCTGCCCCCTCCAAAGCCAAAGTGCAGCCGAGCTCATTGAGACACAGGAAACCCATAAAAACACGAGGCGCTCCCCCAAAAGCTatactaaaaaagaaaaagtcggATAAATATTTGGTTTGGGGATCCATAGCTGCTGCTACTGTTGTTGGGTTTATGTTGCTTCTTGTTGGTTACAAGTACTTTCTCTAA